AGCGCAAAGATCGCATCGCTTGCTCCTTTCGCTGGTAAGAGAAAGAGGTGTTTCTACGTGTTGTACATCTACTGTTTCGACTGTTGACGGGAAAAGATTAAGTCTGTTGCGGAATGTGAAACAAAAAGAAAATCCTGTTGCCGAGTTGTCAATAGACGGTTCGGCAACAGGATTTTTTAGAGAGGGTCAGGCTCCGCGACGCGGAACCAGGAAATAATAGCCTTGGTAACTGAAGATGGCACCGTCTGTGGTGATCTCCTCAAGACGGTAGCGGTTTTCCAGCATGCTGCCTGCGCGCATGATGCGATCATTGAGGCGAATCAGGCTGGTGCTCTGGTCGCCGGTAAAGGCATGAACCGACATGTGCAAGCGGGGCAGTTGTTGCTGAATGCTGCCGGGCAGTTCGGTTAAGGCCAAGATCTTGCGCGCCGGAGGCTGTGGTGCCGCCACGGGCTGAGCGATCGGCTTGGCAACTTCAGCCGTTTGTTCAGGCTGCGGCGGCTCAGGTGTGGTGACAACAGCTTGTGGTGCGGGTTTTTGTACTGGAGCCGATTGTGGGGCCGGTTGTGGAACCGATTGCGCCACTCCGGCCACGGGCTTTGTGGTCACAACGCTCTGTACGACGGGCTCTTCCGTCGGCGGGGTTGTGATCGGTGTTTCTGTTACCGCGACCTGTGGTTCCGGCATAACCGTTGTAGCAGGAGTTGTCGGGGCCGGTTGTTGCACCGCAGGCTCGGGGACCGGTGGTGTGATGGGTGCCTTTGGTTCTACGACTGCGGTTTGTACCGGAGTCTCAACAGCAGTTTCTGTTTTTGGAGCTGTTGCAACCTCTGGAGCTTTAGCGCTGCTCCATGGACCGAACAGCCACAACAGAATTGCGGCATTGAGCACTAGAACCACGACCAGCACCAGCGGCCAGATCGGACGCTTGCGCGGTGCGGGCGACGCAGAGTCGTGTTGACTGTCCAGAGTCGGGGTGGTGTTTTCCTGGCGATTTTTTTCCGACTTCTTCAGGGCTTCGAGAATGAAAGACATGGTCGGTTAGCCCTCCGTAGGCGCCGTCAGTTGCGGGTGCTGAACGGCGAGATGATTGTTAAGGTGGATCAGGGTGATGGGGCCGATAATGCCATCGGCCGCCAGACCTTCGGATTGCTGGAACTGCTGCAGTTCGTCGAGCAGTAAACCATTGAGGCGCAGGGTTGCATCGGGCCGTGGCTCGCGTTGCATCAGGTGCGCCAGTTGTTGTTCCAGCCACAACACCATCGGGCCCTCTTCATCGGGGGGAACCGCTCCGCTGTAGGCACTGGGCGGTTGCCACAGCAGGGTGAATTCGCCGTACCACTGTTCCATCAGGTCACTGGTGGCGACGGTGTGGATCTGGTCGCCGATGACAAAAGTGGCCACATCAGCATTGAGGCCGGTCAGGGTGGCGAAGAAGCGTTGGCCATGTTGGTCCTGCAAGGTGAGGATCGCCGGTCGGTTCAACTGGCGCAGGCTGCCGAGGCTGCCGCGTTTGTTGAGAAAACGCAGGCCCTGTTGCAGGGCATAATCTCCGGCAAGCATCTGTTCTGGCGCAAAGTCGTGTCCCCAGACGCGGAACAGGGTCTGGTAGGCCATCTGCTGACTTTGAGTCAGGGGGATATGGCTGGGCCAGGCAAGAACATCAACTTCAGATGTTTCCGGCTGTGCCGGGGATGCCGTAACCGCCGGCAGTTCGACAACGGTTTGCTCGACCACCTGGGCCGGGGCCATGGGCTGCCGGGGCGCTGGTGCCGTGTCTTGGCCGGGATTCCATGTCGTGGCTGCGACTGCGGCAACACTGGCCAGAGCCAAGCTGCCGAGAATCCAGTTCCAGCGCAGTGCTGATTTTTGCTGGTGGCCATCTGCGGATGGATCGCCGAACACTTCGCGTGCTGTGATGGCCATGAGTTTATGGCTGACCGTGTTCTGTTCTTTGACATAGGCACCGAGCAGGGCGCGGTCGCATAACAGGTTGATCAGGCGTGGCACACCGCCACTGAGACGGTACAGTTTGCGGATGGTGGCGGCCGGGAACAGGGGGCGTTCCACTCCGGCGACCTTGAGACGGTGGCTGATGTAACCAACCATCTCCTGCTGTGACAGCGGCTCAAGGTGGTAGCGGGCGGTAATACGTTGCGCCAACTGGCGCAGCTCAGGACGCTCGAGCATGGCCTTGAGTTCCGGCTGACCGAGCATAATGACTTGAAGGAGCTTTTGGGTGTTGGTTTCCAGATTGGTCAGCAGACGAATCTGTTCCAGAACATCGACGGACAGGTTTTGCGCCTCGTCAATGATCAACACCGTCTTGCGGCCCTTGGCGTGGGTGTCGAGCAGATATTGGTTAATGCCGTCGACAAACACCTTGATGCTCTGGTTGTCTTGTGGATAGCGGATGCCCAGCTCATCGCAGATCGTCGCCAACAGCTCGACGGCGGTCACTTTGGGATTGAGCACAAAGGCGATCTCGGCGTCCTCGGGCACCTGCTCGAGCAGACAGCGGCACACCGTGGTTTTGCCGGTGCCGACCTCACCGGTGAGCAGGACGAAGCCGCCGTCAGACTGCAGGCCGTAGATCAAGTGGGCCAGCGCTTCGCGGTGGCGTTCACTCATGTAAAGATATTGGGGATCCGGTGCAATGGAGAAGGGTTTGTCTTTGAGACCGAAATAGTCTTTGTACATAGCAATCCTGTCGCGGGAGTCGTCGAAACACTGGGGGCTGATCGAAAACCGATCTGCCCATCATAGTCAATTAGAACGGCTATTCCCAGTTTTTTCTAAAGATGGGGATTGGCAGGATTAATGGTCAACATGGTCGGCAAACAGGACCGATGATGGCGGTGTGGGGACTGTAGGTTTAAGTCGTTTCAACCGCTGCCGCGCTCTGGCCGGCGACAAAGCCGGTTGAAAAGGCGGCCTGAAGGTTGTAGCCGCCGGTGTCGGCCTGAAGGTCGAGCAGTTCGCCGATCAGATACAGACCTTTGACTTTGCGCGATTCCATGGTGCGTGGATCCACCTCTTTGAGGCGGATGCCGCCGGCGGTGACGATCGCTTCTTTAAACGGGCGGTGGTCAGTGACCGTGAGGCGGAAGTTCTTCAGCCACACCCGCAGTCGTTTGCGTTCATCAGCGGTGACGTCCTGACCGAGGCGTTGCGGTGAAATGCCGGTGAGGTCAAGGCACACTTCGACCATCTCTCTGGGCAGAAGTCCGCGCAGAATGCTCGAAAGCTCCTCTTTGTTCCGTTTGGCAAAGTCGCGCAGCAGGCGGGCATCAAGCTTTTTATCGTCAAGGGCAGGTTTCAGATCGAGCACCAGTTCCACGGCTTTGTCTGCACGCAATGCATCGACGGCTTGAAGACTCAGGGTCAGGATGACTGGACCAGTGACGCCGTGTTTGTGGAACACCAGCTCGCCAAAATCCTGAGCGGCCTTTTTACCGCCGACATACAAGCTGGCGTTGATATTGCGCAAATTCAGGCCATCCATCCGTCCGCAGATCTCGGGTTCGGCAATCAGGGGCACCAGGGCCGGGCGGATGGTTTCAATGGTGTGGCCGAGCGGCTCCACTAGTGCATAGCCGTCGCCGCTGGAGCCGGTGGCGGGATAAGAGGCTCCACCCGTGGCGAGAATCACAGCATCGCCGAGCAGTTTGCGTGAGCCATAGCCGACACCGCGTATCACGCCGTCATCGACAATCAGATGGTCAACCGGGGCATCGCGGATGATTTTGACACCGCACTGCTTGAGCCAGTCGGTCATGACCGTGACGACATGCTGGGCCTTGCCGTCGCTGGGAAACACCCGTCCCCCCCGTTCGGTGGTGAGCTTGAGACCTTGCTTCTTGAAAAAATCACACAACTCGGTGTTGAAAAAGCGGTGAAACGATTGGCGCAGAAAACGACCGTTTCTACCGAAATGACCAATGAACTCCGGGATCTCTGCACTATTGGTCAGGTTGCAGCGTCCTTTGCCGGTGATGGCCAGCTTGAGTCCGGGGCGGCGCATTTTTTCAATGAGGATGGTTTCGGCTCCGGCCAGCGCGGCTTGCCCGGCGGCCATCATGCCCGCAGCACCGGCTCCGACAACAATCACTTTATTTTTTTTCATCCGGGTCTCCACGGGGAAGGTCTCTTGGGCTGAGAACAAAGGGGTTCAGGAGCGTCATTGTCGCACTGTGGCAGCGAAAAAGATAGCCTGATCATTGCGCTGCAGAGCGTTGCAAAATGATCAGAAGCGCAGTGTCTTTGCCGCCTGGCAGGGGTCGTTGGCGGTAAGAATTGCCGAGATCACGGCGCAGCCGCTGGCTCCGGCGGCCAATACCGCCTGGCGGCGTTGCGCGTTGATTCCACCCAGGGCGATCACCGGCAGACTGACCTGGCGACAGAGGTTCCGCAGTTTGTCGAGTCCTTGGGGGGCACCATAGGCGGCCTTGGATGGTGTGGCATAGATGGGACTGAAGGTGATGAAATCAGCGCCCTGTTGCTCCACCGCCACGGCCCTGTCAACATGATGGGTGGAGACGCCGATCAGTTTGTCGGGGCCGAGTAAGCGGCGGGCAACCTCCACCTCCAGCGATTGCTCAGTGAGGTGTACGCCATCCGCGTCGACGGCCAGGGCAATGTCAATGCGGTCGTTGATCAACAAGGTGGCCTGGTAGCGCTGGGTCAGCTTGCGCAGCGCGCAGCCCATGGTGAAAAGCTCTCGAGTTGAAAGATCTTTTTCACGCAATTGCACGGCTTGTACGCCGCCGCTCAGTGCGGCTTCAATGACCTCAAGAAGATCACGACCGCCGGTTTGGCGGCGGTCACTGATCAGGTACAGGGAAAAATCAACGGCCATGGTTACATGGACGAAGCATTGAGGAAGGCGGTGTCCCAGTCTTTCCACACCGCTTCGTAGCCTTTGGCGCGGATCACTTCACTCATCTGTTCGGGACTGCGGTCATCATCAATGACAAACTGCTCTTTGTTCTTCCCTTCATCGGCATGACCACCGGGGGCGGTGCACGACCCGGCGCTCATGTGCGTGATGCCGAGCGGCATGAGGCTGTCGCGAAATTGCGAGCTTTCGCGGGTGGAGAGGAACAGTGCCGCATCCGGAATCAGCAGGCGTGACGCACACACCGCCTGCACCAGTTGTTTGTCGTTGACCGGATTGATCGGGGCAAAGCCGCCGTCGGCCGGGCGGATGCGCGGGAACGAGATGCTGACATGGCTGCGCCAGTAGCGATGCGCCAGATAATAGGCGTGCAGGCCGGTGTAGAACGCTTCGCTCTCAAATGGACCGAGGCCGAGCAGGGCACCGACGCCGATGCGGCGCAGTCCGGCTTCGCCGGCGCGGTCCGGCGCTTCGAGGCGGTAGCGGTAATCACGCTTTTTTCCATAAGGGTGCAGTTGCTCGTAGAGCACTGGAGCGTAGGTTTCTTGATACAGGGTCAGTCCATCCACCCCGGCGGCAACCATTTTTTGGTAGCCATCGGTGTCCATGGGGTAGACCTCGATACTGATGGAGCTGAACAACGGCTTGATCCGTTCGACGGCTTGCGCCAGATAGCTGTTGTCGTCCATTTTGCTGTGTTCTCCGGTGAGCAGCAGGATGGCACGAAAGCCATAATCGTGAATAATCTGTGCCTCTTTCTCGATCTGGTCAAAGGTCAGGGTGGCACGCGGAATCTTGTTGCTGGCGTTGAATCCACAGTACTTACAGCCGTTGCTGCACTCGTTGGACAGATAGAGCGGCGTGTACAACTGGATGATGTTGCCGAAACGCTGGCGGGTCACCTGATGGGCGCGCTGGGCCATGGGCTCGAGATAGTCGAGTGCGGCAGGCGACAGCAGGGCGAGGTAATCTTGCGGCGTCAGGCGTTCGGCATCCAGAGCTTGTTCAACGCGCAGACCTCTGGTGTTGGCCATCTGTTCGTGAATCTGTTCAGCCGGATATTTGAGTATTTCGTCGGCGAAACTCATGATTATTCCTCCCGCAAGAAGCCGGTGAGGGGGCTGGATGCTTCGGCCTGGTTGCGTTGTTTGCCGAGTCCGGCCAAATATCCTTGGCGTCCGGCTTCAACGGCCTTGCCAAAGGCTTCGGCCATCAGGGTCGGATTACCGGCAACCGCCATGGCGGTGTTGACCAGTACCGCATCGGCACCGAGTTCCATGGCTTCGGCAGCGTGCGACGGCGCACCGAGTCCGGCATCGACGACAACGGGGACAATCGCCTGTTCGATGATGATGGCGACGTTGTCACGGGTTTTCAGCCCCTTGTTAGTGCCGATGGGCGCACCGAGCGGCATGACCGTGGCGACACCGACCTCCTGCAGGTGTTTGGCCAGCACGGGATCGGCGTTGATGTAGGGCAGAACGTTGAAGCCGTCTTTAACCAGTACTTCCGCGGCTTTCAATGTTTCAATCGGGTCGGGCAGCAGGTAGTAAGGGTCTGGCGTGACTTCGAGTTTGACCCATGGTTCGCAACCGGCGGCGCGAGCCAGGCGGGCGAGACGAATGGCCTCTTCGGCATCGCGGGCACCGCTGGTGTTGGGCAGCAGCAGGTACTTGTTGCGATCGATATGATTGAGCAGGTCATCCTGCTGATCATCAACATTGACACGGCGCAGCGCTACGGTGACGATTTCAGCGCCAGAGGCGGCGATGGTGTCAGCCATCTGTTGATTTGAGGCGAATTTTCCGGTTCCAACCATCAGGCGGGAGCGGAATGTCCGGCCGGCGATTGTCAGTTGATCCATGGTACTATCCTTTCTCGTGGCGAACATCTGTTTCGTCACAGATAAATAAAAATGCAGGTGAGTGTGTCACGCTATGTCGAGCGATTAGCCGCCACCGACGAAGTTGACGATCTCAATGGTATCGCCTTCTTTCAGGGACACTTCCGCGAGTTGCTCACGTGTCAGGATGTCGCGGTTATATTCCACGGCAATGCGTGCCGCATCCAGTTTCATGTCGTTGATCAGGTCCGCCAGGGTCTGACCTTGTGTGACGGTGCGAGACTGGTTGTTGACGGTGATGTCCATATTAAGAATCCTCCTCAACGGGATCGAGCCCGAGTAACAAGCGAATAACAACATTGGCCTGATGGTGAGCGGCAATACCGACCCGTGGCGCCATCAGGCCGTGGCCGGCGTCAACTTCACTGGTGCCGTCGCCGCACAGGTAGAGTTGGCCCATGGCGCGGCGAGTGCGGATGGTGTTGCCCGGTCCGTATCCGGCCATCCCCGATCCGGCCACCAGAGGGGTGTTGGGGTAGGTGCGCAACCATTGTCCAGTGATCATGGCCTTGGTTTCGGCGCAGTCCACCGCTTCAACGAGGATATCGACCTCGGCGAATAGATCGGTCAGGTTTTGTGTGGTCAGAAAGCGATGCTGGGCATCGACGGTCATAAACGGGTTGATCCGCTTAAGATTGTCTTTGAGCGCGTCGACTTTGTTCATGCCGATCTGGTCGATGAAGAACTGCTGGCGGTTGAGGTTGGATGGTTCCACCACATCATAATCCGCAATGATAATTCGGCCGATCCCGGCGCGGACCAGAGCTGTTGCAATCGAAGAACCGAGGCCACCCGCACCGGCAATCCCGATGGTTGCCTGCTTTAGCGGCTCATGGACTTCGGGGGTGTGTCGGGCAACCAGAAAGGCTTCCAGCTCGGCTTCGGAGGGGATTTCTCCGCGACGGATGAGGATGACGTGATCAAATGGTTGCAATGTGCGGTCGCTTTGAATCGGCAGACCGTTGCAGATCAGGACATCCGCCTCCGGTTTGATCTGGTCGCGCAAATCGAACAGGCTCTGGTTTTCTTCCACCTGTATTTTATTTTCATTGAGTACGATAATCATGACACATTGGTGAGCGGAAAGTGCTCTTGGATCCAAAATAGAAAAAGGTCGCGAAAGCGACCTTCGACGGGAGAAATCCCGTATAAAGTGCCGCTTCCCTACGCCGGTATAACCCGGATCAGGTTCTAAGGGTCGTCCCGCAACAGGACTCTCAGTAATAAACTCCCCCAGGGCTTTTCACAATTTTTCAAACAAAAAACTAACGTCCGTATACCTTAAAGTCAACTTTTTTATCGGTTTGCCGTTGTTTTTCAGGGTGGCTTTCCACTAGTATGGGCGCAACTTAAACGAAGACGGTTCGACCACGTGTTTTTTGTGTGCTCGACTTATGATAAATAGCATTGTAAAGGAGTGTCGTGATGAGTATTTCTGAGCGTTATCGTGATCTGGTAGATGAGGTTGATGTGATGATCAAGTCTTTTCACAGCGACGAAGTGACCCGAGAGGCGAAACGCGCGTTGCAGGTGCTCAATCAGGCACGCAACACTCTGGCTGATCTGGCGGAGGATGTCGGTGAGATTCCCCGCATGAAAATCGAGTCGCAACTGAGTCCGGTGTTGCTTGATGCCCATAATCTGCTTGATCGCGGGCGGTTGCTTCTGGAAGAGCAGCAACTTGCTGCCGCGCATAAAGTGTGGGATATCCAGAAAAAGCTCTACCGACTGCTCAACGATTTATAACTCTGATTGGGTCAGGCGATATCCGAAGTCTCGCAATCCTGATTGGTGGGCAGCTCCGTGGCGCAGACTACCTGGTCGCGTCCGGCTGATTTGGCCGCATACAGGGCATCGTCCGTCAGTTTCAGCAGGTCATCTTCCGATTCTACCCCATCTGCGGGACAGGTGGCTACGCCGATGCTGATGGTGATCTCCAGATCGCGAATCTCGCCACTGAAACGCAACTCTTTTGCAGCCAGTCGCAGCCGTTCCGCGACTTCGCGGGCACACTCCATATTGGTATTGGGCAACACCAGGGCAAATTCCTCGCCACCAAATCGGGTTGGGACATCGTAAGGGCGTAGATAGCTGCGCAGCATCCGCGCCAGATTGATGAGTACCGTATCGCCGTTAAGATGTCCGTAGCGATCGTTGATGTTTTTGAAATGATCAACATCCACCATCAACAGTGAGAACGATTCCTCGGTGCGCACTTGACGCTGAAACTCTTTTCTTAGCGTGCGCATCAGGACACGGCGATTGTAAAGCTGGGTCAGCGAATCGGTACTGGATAGGTTTAGGAGCAGGCGATTGCTGCGTTTGAGATTGTCCTGCAGAGTTTTGACCTTCAACTGAACCTTGATGCGGGCAACCAGTTCGCCAATGTCCACCGGCTGGACGATATAATCGCTTGCGCCCTGTTC
The window above is part of the Desulfuromonas acetoxidans DSM 684 genome. Proteins encoded here:
- a CDS encoding diguanylate cyclase, with translation MGPGILVVAQSAATRQTIIDALKDTSPFTRYLETNSGREGLEIVAKDPIDVIVCGLKLYQMSGLELLRNMQQDEELCDIPFIVLADDNRTKTKIELLEQGASDYIVQPVDIGELVARIKVQLKVKTLQDNLKRSNRLLLNLSSTDSLTQLYNRRVLMRTLRKEFQRQVRTEESFSLLMVDVDHFKNINDRYGHLNGDTVLINLARMLRSYLRPYDVPTRFGGEEFALVLPNTNMECAREVAERLRLAAKELRFSGEIRDLEITISIGVATCPADGVESEDDLLKLTDDALYAAKSAGRDQVVCATELPTNQDCETSDIA
- the thiS gene encoding sulfur carrier protein ThiS; its protein translation is MDITVNNQSRTVTQGQTLADLINDMKLDAARIAVEYNRDILTREQLAEVSLKEGDTIEIVNFVGGG
- the thiE gene encoding thiamine phosphate synthase: MAVDFSLYLISDRRQTGGRDLLEVIEAALSGGVQAVQLREKDLSTRELFTMGCALRKLTQRYQATLLINDRIDIALAVDADGVHLTEQSLEVEVARRLLGPDKLIGVSTHHVDRAVAVEQQGADFITFSPIYATPSKAAYGAPQGLDKLRNLCRQVSLPVIALGGINAQRRQAVLAAGASGCAVISAILTANDPCQAAKTLRF
- the thiH gene encoding 2-iminoacetate synthase ThiH, with the protein product MSFADEILKYPAEQIHEQMANTRGLRVEQALDAERLTPQDYLALLSPAALDYLEPMAQRAHQVTRQRFGNIIQLYTPLYLSNECSNGCKYCGFNASNKIPRATLTFDQIEKEAQIIHDYGFRAILLLTGEHSKMDDNSYLAQAVERIKPLFSSISIEVYPMDTDGYQKMVAAGVDGLTLYQETYAPVLYEQLHPYGKKRDYRYRLEAPDRAGEAGLRRIGVGALLGLGPFESEAFYTGLHAYYLAHRYWRSHVSISFPRIRPADGGFAPINPVNDKQLVQAVCASRLLIPDAALFLSTRESSQFRDSLMPLGITHMSAGSCTAPGGHADEGKNKEQFVIDDDRSPEQMSEVIRAKGYEAVWKDWDTAFLNASSM
- a CDS encoding thiazole synthase yields the protein MDQLTIAGRTFRSRLMVGTGKFASNQQMADTIAASGAEIVTVALRRVNVDDQQDDLLNHIDRNKYLLLPNTSGARDAEEAIRLARLARAAGCEPWVKLEVTPDPYYLLPDPIETLKAAEVLVKDGFNVLPYINADPVLAKHLQEVGVATVMPLGAPIGTNKGLKTRDNVAIIIEQAIVPVVVDAGLGAPSHAAEAMELGADAVLVNTAMAVAGNPTLMAEAFGKAVEAGRQGYLAGLGKQRNQAEASSPLTGFLREE
- a CDS encoding ExeA family protein, translating into MYKDYFGLKDKPFSIAPDPQYLYMSERHREALAHLIYGLQSDGGFVLLTGEVGTGKTTVCRCLLEQVPEDAEIAFVLNPKVTAVELLATICDELGIRYPQDNQSIKVFVDGINQYLLDTHAKGRKTVLIIDEAQNLSVDVLEQIRLLTNLETNTQKLLQVIMLGQPELKAMLERPELRQLAQRITARYHLEPLSQQEMVGYISHRLKVAGVERPLFPAATIRKLYRLSGGVPRLINLLCDRALLGAYVKEQNTVSHKLMAITAREVFGDPSADGHQQKSALRWNWILGSLALASVAAVAATTWNPGQDTAPAPRQPMAPAQVVEQTVVELPAVTASPAQPETSEVDVLAWPSHIPLTQSQQMAYQTLFRVWGHDFAPEQMLAGDYALQQGLRFLNKRGSLGSLRQLNRPAILTLQDQHGQRFFATLTGLNADVATFVIGDQIHTVATSDLMEQWYGEFTLLWQPPSAYSGAVPPDEEGPMVLWLEQQLAHLMQREPRPDATLRLNGLLLDELQQFQQSEGLAADGIIGPITLIHLNNHLAVQHPQLTAPTEG
- a CDS encoding NAD(P)/FAD-dependent oxidoreductase is translated as MKKNKVIVVGAGAAGMMAAGQAALAGAETILIEKMRRPGLKLAITGKGRCNLTNSAEIPEFIGHFGRNGRFLRQSFHRFFNTELCDFFKKQGLKLTTERGGRVFPSDGKAQHVVTVMTDWLKQCGVKIIRDAPVDHLIVDDGVIRGVGYGSRKLLGDAVILATGGASYPATGSSGDGYALVEPLGHTIETIRPALVPLIAEPEICGRMDGLNLRNINASLYVGGKKAAQDFGELVFHKHGVTGPVILTLSLQAVDALRADKAVELVLDLKPALDDKKLDARLLRDFAKRNKEELSSILRGLLPREMVEVCLDLTGISPQRLGQDVTADERKRLRVWLKNFRLTVTDHRPFKEAIVTAGGIRLKEVDPRTMESRKVKGLYLIGELLDLQADTGGYNLQAAFSTGFVAGQSAAAVETT
- the thiF gene encoding sulfur carrier protein ThiS adenylyltransferase ThiF, giving the protein MIIVLNENKIQVEENQSLFDLRDQIKPEADVLICNGLPIQSDRTLQPFDHVILIRRGEIPSEAELEAFLVARHTPEVHEPLKQATIGIAGAGGLGSSIATALVRAGIGRIIIADYDVVEPSNLNRQQFFIDQIGMNKVDALKDNLKRINPFMTVDAQHRFLTTQNLTDLFAEVDILVEAVDCAETKAMITGQWLRTYPNTPLVAGSGMAGYGPGNTIRTRRAMGQLYLCGDGTSEVDAGHGLMAPRVGIAAHHQANVVIRLLLGLDPVEEDS
- a CDS encoding general secretion pathway protein GspB produces the protein MSFILEALKKSEKNRQENTTPTLDSQHDSASPAPRKRPIWPLVLVVVLVLNAAILLWLFGPWSSAKAPEVATAPKTETAVETPVQTAVVEPKAPITPPVPEPAVQQPAPTTPATTVMPEPQVAVTETPITTPPTEEPVVQSVVTTKPVAGVAQSVPQPAPQSAPVQKPAPQAVVTTPEPPQPEQTAEVAKPIAQPVAAPQPPARKILALTELPGSIQQQLPRLHMSVHAFTGDQSTSLIRLNDRIMRAGSMLENRYRLEEITTDGAIFSYQGYYFLVPRRGA